The following coding sequences lie in one Arachis ipaensis cultivar K30076 chromosome B05, Araip1.1, whole genome shotgun sequence genomic window:
- the LOC110272089 gene encoding uncharacterized protein LOC110272089 — protein MLNQLWKARNSMVFEERVLQIEEELEKVRSLFKEFWQTQIREETRTRRNEQEHPLMQNWECPPNSDLKVNVDTAIFRNFNGGVGVVVRDNWDQIMAVASWVIPYPLEPREAEAYAAFVGIKLAMECYFTNIILESDNIGSECSQKAGNLDSCFGTFIIDALDLVSNFRSVSFNHVKRGGNKIAHELA, from the coding sequence ATGCTGAATCAATTGTGGAAGGCGAGAAACTCCATGGTGTTTGAGGAAAGGGTGTTGCAGATCGAAGAAGAATTGGAAAAAGTTAGATCCCTCTTTAAGGAATTTTGGCAAACCCAGATCAGAGAGGAAACGAGGACAAGAAGGAATGAACAGGAGCATCCATTAATGCAAAATTGGGAGTGCCCACCAAACTCTGACTTGAAAGTTAATGTTGACACTGCAATCTTCAGAAATTTTAATGGTGGTGTGGGAGTGGTAGTTAGAGACAATTGGGACCAAATAATGGCAGTAGCTTCATGGGTCATACCATACCCACTTGAACCACGAGAGGCAGAGGCTTATGCAGCCTTTGTTGGTATAAAATTAGCAATGGAGTGTTATTTTACTAATATTATATTAGAGAGTGACAATATAGGTAGTGAATGCTCTCAAAAAGCAGGTAATTTGGACTCTTGTTTTGGAACTTTCATTATTGATGCCCTAGACCTAGTAAGTAATTTTAGATCAGTTAGTTTCAATCATGTAAAGAGAGGTGGAAACAAAATTGCTCATGAACTAGCATAA